A genome region from Macrobrachium rosenbergii isolate ZJJX-2024 chromosome 42, ASM4041242v1, whole genome shotgun sequence includes the following:
- the LOC136828086 gene encoding zinc finger protein 62-like isoform X1, which translates to MKSYRNRRGLNRHLRVHKGEKPYLCFICCKRYSNKHDLHNHVKSHTVSPLEINKLSECVDKPFKCGACTKQFSFEFDFERHLREHEKVEGTVEALDKGELQENQIPTVSSTSVVEESVDDVINISVSEASVDMESTENLYLKKLRPKKSKFQDKLGHGNFDICVYCKQEFVSRASYDGHFTKPQGNKPYRCCVCFRGFSYKQCLQKHLENHMSGAGGADDTLKATKRKLSKCKFCKIVFTSNFELQDHLQIHGKNVEKKKKVREKHFECEVCGREFAFERAFLKHCQTHNMAHLYRCFVCERKFMNKRKISFHMKSHNKEGLSEVVPDFPEVGQGEHVKDREMCEKHYNGDVNHSVESNLGGKNGHVAPEIPKCFGHPKICKCVACNSDPVKEEKGQSTWKFLEGCDESRECNSQPCPTYRGPCELEQKGAKSYHCLQCKRTFQDSGKLDRHKLICSKLISVDLIINNLL; encoded by the coding sequence ATGAAGTCTTACAGAAATCGTCGTGGTCTCAATCGCCACCTCAGAGTTCATAAGGGTGAGAAGCCCTATTTATGTTTCATTTGTTGCAAGAGGTATTCAAATAAACATGATTTACACAATCATGTGAAAAGCCATACTGTTTCACCACTGGAAATTAATAAGTTGTCAGAGTGTGTTGATAAACCATTCAAGTGTGGTGCATGTACAAAGCAATTTTCTTTTGAGTTTGACTTTGAAAGGCACCTAAGAGAGCATGAAAAAGTTGAGGGCACAGTTGAAGCTTTGGATAAAGGAGAATTGCAGGAAAACCAGATCCCTACAGTAAGCAGTACATCAGTGGTTGAAGAAAGTGTAGATGATGTTATAAATATCTCGGTAAGTGAAGCTAGTGTGGATATGGAGAGTACTGAGAATCTGTACCTGAAAAAGCTAAGGCCAAAAAAGTCCAAGTTTCAAGATAAATTGGGCCATGGAAACTTTGACATATGTGTTTACTGTAAACAAGAGTTTGTAAGCAGGGCAAGTTATGATGGTCACTTTACAAAACCGCAAGGCAATAAGCCTTATAGGTGTTGTGTATGCTTCAGGGGGTTTTCTTATAAACAGTGTTTACAGAAGCATTTGGAAAATCATATGTCGGGGGCAGGAGGCGCTGATGACACACTTAAGGCCACTAAGAGAAAACTTTCCAAGTGTAAGTTTTGCAAGATAGTCTTTACATCAAATTTTGAGCTTCAGGACCACTTGCAGATTCATGGAAAGAAtgttgagaagaaaaagaaggttaGGGAAAAGCATTTTGAGTGTGAAGTATGTGGGAGGGAGTTTGCTTTTGAAAGAGCTTTTCTGAAGCATTGCCAAACTCACAATATGGCACATTTGTACCGGTGTTTTGTATGTGAAAGAAAGTTTATGAACAAGAGGAAAATAAGCTTTCACATGAAAAGTCACAACAAAGAAGGACTTTCTGAAGTTGTACCAGACTTTCCAGAGGTAGGGCAGGGTGAGCATGTGAAGGATAGAGAAATGTGTGAAAAACACTACAATGGTGATGTTAATCATTCAGTGGAAAGCAATTTAGGTGGTAAAAATGGTCATGTTGCCCCtgaaattccaaaatgttttggACACCCTAAGATATGCAAATGTGTTGCATGTAATAGTGACccagtaaaagaagaaaagggtcAGAGCACTTGGAAATTCTTGGAAGGCTGTGATGAATCTCGTGAATGTAACAGTCAGCCATGTCCAACATATCGAGGACCCTGTGAGCTTGAACAGAAGGGTGCTAAAAGTTATCATTGTTTACAGTGTAAGAGAACTTTTCAGGATAGTGGAAAGTTAGACAGACATAAGCTGATTtgttcaaaattaatttctgttgatTTGATTATAAACAATCTATTGTAA